The sequence below is a genomic window from Deinococcus sp. Marseille-Q6407.
TGATGGGCAGCAGGCACAGCCGCTGCGGATTGAACCGCCGGCGCACCTGGGCGCCACCGTGCTGATTCCCGATTTCGAACTCAGCACTGCCGACGCCCGCCGGGTGATGCCCCCCCACTACTCGCGGGCAGACGCTGTCTTTACCGTGTCACACGCCGCGCTGACCACAGTTGCGCTGCTGGCCGGCCGGCTGGACCTGCTGGCGGCGGCCATGCAGGACCGGCTGCACCAGCCGTACCGCGCACCCCTGGTGCCGGGGCTGGACGCTGTGCTGGCCGGTGCCACTCAGCACGGCGCCCTGGGCGCGGCCCTGAGTGGCGCCGGCCCCACGGTGCTGTGCCTGCACGACACCCGGCAGGACACCGCCCCCCTGCACAGTTTCCTGCGAACCGTCATGGCCGAGGAAGGGCTGAGCGGCCGCGTGCTGGACCTGCCGCTTGACCGGGACGGGGCGCAACTGGACGGCCGTTTTGAGGCCTAAGTCCTGTGCCTAACTCGCTGCTACGCCCGGTCAGCGGCGGTCTTCGCGCAGGCTGAGCAGCAAGAGGCTCAGGGTGCCCAGCACCACGTAGACATCTGCCAGGTTGAAAATCGGGAAATCTCCAGCATGCAGCGCGTTGGAGATGAGTGACAGCAGCGGCATATCGATCATGTCGGTGACCTGCCCACGGACCAGGCCGTCGATGGCGTTGCCGATGGCCCCAGCGGCGATCATGCCCAGCACCGTGGTGAGCCAGCGGACCTGCGGGCGGGCCCAGAGGTAGCCCAGCAGCCCCAGGCCCACCAGCAGCCGCAGAGCGGCCAGTGGCAGCGCCGAGTTCGAGAACATGCTCCAGGCCGCGCCGGTGTTGAAAGTCAGCACCCATTCCAGCAGCAGCGGAATCGCCGGAACCGGCGGAGCCTGATACACCAGATTGTTCACCGCCCAGGCTTTCAGCGCCTGATCGGCGATGATCAGTAGGGCAGCCAGCGCAATGGGAAACCAGCGGGGCCAGCGGCGGGGGGGAGCAGAGGCAGCGGAGCGCATTGCCGCAGTATAGAGAGCGGCCCCTGGCTTCGGCGCCCTGGCTGTCATTTGGGCTGCGGGCCCTGTGCTATACCGGCCGCATGACCCAGAACTCTCCCGAACGCACCGCCGTCAAAGGCAAGGTGGAATCCTTCGAGCTCGACCACACCAAGGTCAAAGCGCCCTACGTGCGCCTGGCCGGCACCCAGACCACGCCGCGCGGCGATACCATCAGCAAGTATGACCTGCGGCTGCTGCAGCCCAACCAGGACGCCCTGCCCACCGGCGCCCTGCATACCCTGGAACACCTGCTGGTCACCGGCCTGCGCGGCCGCCTGGACAATGTGGTTGACGTCTCCCCGATGGGCTGCCGCACCGGCTTTTACATGGCGGTAATCGACGAACCACAGCCCGAGAAAATCATGCAGGTCTTCCAGGAGGCTCTGGCGGATGTCAGCACCTACACCTCGGTGCCCGGCCGCTCCGAACTGGAATGTGGCAACGCCCGCGACCACGACCTTGAAGGCGCCAAGCGCTACGCCGCCCAGGTGCTGGACCAGGGCCTGCACGTTCAGGACACCATTTACCTCGAACGCTGAAGCCAGCTCCGCCTAGGCCCAGTTCTGTCTAGGTTAAGTTTCGTCCAGCTTCAGGGCCGCCGGGGCTCTTTGAGCTGCGGCAGGTCCGGGAGCAGCAGCACCTGCCAGACCGAGCCGGGGGTCTCGTCCCAGAGCGGCATCAGCTTGTCCTTGAGCACCGAGCGGTTTATGGCCTGATAAAGGCCTGGTGGCAGCTCGGGCGAAGGGTAGACGTAATGCACCCCGGCTGCGTCCACCCGGGGGCTGAGTGGAAAAGCCAGCAGGGCTGCCGCCACCGCAGCGCCGCCCAGTAGCCCGCCGCCCAGCAGCCCGCCCACCGCATGCCACAGCGGCAGCGAGTGGTAGGGCCGCGAGGTCAGCTGCCGGGTCAGCTGCCCGGCGGCGGCGGCCCCCAACCCCAGCACCAGCGCCAGGCCGGGGGCTCCCCAGGGTCCCAGGTGGCTGCCCAGCCGGTTGGCGATATAGGCTGCCAGCAATGTCAGCCCGCCCCAGACCAGCCCGCCCAGGCCGGTCCGCAGGCCCAGGGCACTCAGCATTCCCAGCAGAGTGAGGAGCAGCGCGTCGAACCAGGTCATTTCGAGCCGCACTATAGCCTGAGCTGACACCGTGATGAAAAAAAATGAGGAGCGTGGGTGGTGCTGCCCGGCCCCCTCAGGTTGCAGTTGGAAACGGGGCCCCGGGCTAAACTAGGCCCCATATGATTCGTGTCTTGCTGGTGGATGATCATGCGCTGTTCCGGCAGGGGCTCAAGAGCCTGCTCGAAAGCGAGGGCATGCGTGTGATCGGTGAGGCGGCCAACGGCCGCGAGGCCCTACGCTTCGCCGCCGACACCCACCCGGACGTGATCCTGATGGATATTCAGATGCCCGAACTGGACGGCGTTAAAGCTACCCAGAACATTCTGGAAATCGACCCGTCCGCCAAGGTCATCATGATCACCATGTACCGTCAGGACCGCTATGTGTTCGAAGCGGTCAAGGCGGGCGCCCGTGGTTACATTCTGAAAGATGCCGACAGTACCACTCTGCTGGACGCCATCCGCCGGGTCGCCGCCGGCGAGGCGCTGCTGAACTCCGACATGGCACAGAACGTGCTGGACGACTTCCGTGATAAGCGCGAGGAACTGCCGCAGGAAAAGCACAACGACCTCAACGAGCGTGAAACCATGATTCTCAAGCTGCTGGCCCAGGGCTTTTCCAATCAGGACATTGCCCTGCGGCTGGACATCTCGGAAAAGACGGTCCGCAACCGCCTCAGCGAGATCTTTACCAAGTTGCAGCTGAACAACCGCACTCAGGCCGCCCTCTACGCCATCCGCGAAGGAATTGCTCCCCTTGAGTAAACGCCGCTCCTCTCAGGCATCACCGGCCCGGGCGCCCCGCACCCAACCGGCCCGTGAACAGGTGTACCGCGCCGGCTGTGGCCGCGAATGGAGCCTGGTCTCTGCCGAGCCGGACCTGGCCTATACCGATCAGGCCTTTCCCGAGTGCCCGCTGTGCCCGCACCGGGTCGAGCCGGAGGGCGCCACGCCATTCTGCACCCTGCGCCCGGTAGACGCGCCTCACCCTTTTGCGGCTCTGGCCAGCTTGAAACTGCCGGAGTAGGGTCTTTTCAGGCGCCGCGCCTGCCGGGCATTTGACCGCTGCTAGAGCGGTTCCTTGGCACTTTCTCCCCGTACAGAACAGGGACATTTGCGGCACCGTTTCTCCCTAGCATTATCCAGAGCAACTGTCCCGCTCAGAGCCTTACTTTTCGGTCGGTCGTGAGGAAGCTGCGTGGTATGTTAAGCCGCATCTTCTGCACTACAATTGCAGGTGAACAACGCTGGACTGCCCTGACTTCTGGCGCCGCACTGCGAGGTCCAGAGGCCCAAGCCCATATCCGAGGAGAAGTACCGTGGAGAGAAACGACGCTGTCATGCCCCTGGTCGCAATCTTTTTTGCGGCCCTGTTTGGGGTCATCACACTCTTTTTGTTTAACGCTGCCACCGCCCCCGAACCGGTTGAGGTGGACCCCGCCGTCATGGCCAGCATCGAGACCGAGTGGCCGAAGTCCGGCCCCAAACTCTTCGAGACCAACTGCTCAGGCTGCCACGGCGCGGCCGGTCAGGGTGGCGCTGGTCCGAAACTGGCCGGCAACACCAAGATCACCGGCGACCCGGCCTACGTCTACAGCATGGTCCACAAGGGCAAAGGCGGCATGCCGTCCTTTGAGGGCGTCCTGAAGGAAGACGAGATCTACGCCGTCGCCAACTACGTCCTGCATTCCTGGGGCAACGATATCCCCGAGCCGCTCAGCCCGGCTCTGGTGGCCAAGGGCGCCAGCGAGATTGACCCTGAAGTGCTCAAGGAACGCGGCCGCCTGGTTCCCGAAGGCATCGCGCTGCCTGAAATCTTCTTCCTGTCCTTCACCATGCTGCTGCTGACCTACGGTCTGGTCGGTCTGTACTCGTACTGGGCCGAAGGTTCCGAGCTGAAGCCCGGCATTCACAAGGTGCGAGCCAGCCCGGTCGCCACCCTGCTGATGGTGGTGACCCTGATGGCCAGCCTGTTGTTCAGCGTGCTGTTTGCCCGGCAGATGATGGCCGACTACGCCGCTTGGAGTGCCAACGTGACACCCAACGTGACGCGTGAAGGCCTGTGGGCTGGCCTGCTGGTGCTGAGCCTGGCGCTGGCTGTGGGCCTGTACAAGAAGTTCTTCATGGACGGCGAGGTGCTGGTCGAAGACGCCAGCGGAGAATTCCCCTGGTAAGTGCTGCGGCGGGCCCTAACCGGCCTGCTTGCTCCGTAGGAGAAATGAAATGACCCGATACAAGGTAAAAGACCCCGAACTGACCCGCCGCCGGTTCATCAACATGGCCATGGGCACCACGGCAACCGTGGGCACCCTCAGCCTGCTGGGAACCCTGGGCGGCGCCCACCCCATGTACCGCATGACCGCCGACAAGAAGCCTCCGATGGAAGGTGACATCCTGGTGCATGCGGCGCCCGAAAAGGAAGGCACTCCCATCACGATGGCCGACCTGAGCGACAAGCAGGTGCAGGCCTGGCCGATGGGCAAGGACGACAAGGGCAACAAGGTGATCCGCAAGGGTGAGCCCAACAACCTGCTGGTGCTCTACAAGTTTGCGTCCGGCGAGCTGAGTGGCGAGACGGATATCAAATCGACCATTGACGGCCAGGTGGTGGCCTACAGCGATATCTGCAGCCACGCCGGCTGCCCGGTGCCCGACGCCAAGGACGGCAACGGCATGCGCTGCCCCTGCCACTCGGGCCAGTACCAGCCCAAGCAGGGCGGCATCGTGGTGGGCGGTCCGCCTCCCCACAAACTGGCCCAGCTGCCGATCGTGGCGGAAGGCGACAACATCAAGGTGGCTGGCTTCTTCTTGACTCCGCCCTATCCCTACACGGACGAAGCTGCTTGGGAAGCCACCAAGGAAACCGCTAAGGGAGCCTGAATATGAACCAGTGGTTAGACGAGCGTCTGAATATCTCGCGCCTGAACGACAAGTTCCTGCGCAAAGCCTTTCCGGTTCACCACACCTTCTTTATCGGGGAGATCACGCTGTTCAGCCTGATCATCCTGATTCTGACGGGGATCATCCTGGCGCTGTCGTTCGAGCCCAGCAATGCGATGGTGGTGAACTCCTTCGACCCGGGCAGCCCGGACAAGCCCAACCTGATTCCAGCCGCCTATCACTCGGCCCTGAAGATCAATGCCATGCCCTTCGGCGACATGTTCCGCCGCATTCACCACTGGAGCGCCAACATCATGGTGGCCGCTGCCGTGCTGCACATGATGCGCATCTACTTCACCGGCGCCTACAAAAAGCCGCGCGAACTGAACTGGTGGATCGGCATGCTGCTGCTGATCTTTGCCGCGCTGACCGCTGTGACCGGCTACGCTCTGCCGTACGACAACTACGCTTACAACACCCTCAAGGTGATCAACGCGATCACCGCCTCGGTGCCCTGGGTCGGTCCCTGGCTGGCTGAGTTCGCCTTTGCAGGCCGCTTCCCCGGTGAAGGTTTGATTCCCCGCTTCTACGGCTACCACATCATGCTGCTGCCCGGCATTCTACTGGCCCTGACGGCCGCGCACATGCTGATCATGATCAAGCAGAAGCACACCCAGCCGCAGTACGCCAAGCGCATCGCCTACAAAAAGATTGTCGGTGTGCCGCTGATCACTCAGCAGACACCCATCATGCTGATGCTGGCGCTGTTGTTCGCCGCCATCGTGATTCTGTTCAGCTCCTTTGTGCCGGTACACCCGGTCCAGCACTACGGCCCGCCCAGCTCGCAGCCGATTGAAGGCATCAAGCCTGACTGGTACCTGCTGTGGGTCTTCGGCCTGCTGGCGATCATCCCCAACACCTTTAGCTTTGAATTCCTGGGCGGTGACTTCAGCGCCGAGTTCTTTGGTGCTCTGGTAATCCCCACGCTGGTGCTGGGTCTGATGTTTGCAGTGCCGATGCTCGATAAGAGCGACGACAACCTCTACTACGCCGAGAACCCCACCGATCATCCCCACCGTCTGGCCGCTGGGATCGCTTTCCTGACCCTCCTGATCGTCTGGTCGGTGGCCGGCTATAAGGGTGAACTGGTGGCCAACGGCTATCTGTCCACTGAGCGCGCCAACCTGGTGCTGTGGGCGCTGAGCGTGATCGTGCCTGCCATCACCTACGCGCTGACCCTGGCTTACGTGGCCGGTATCCGCCGTCTGCGCCGGGCCGATCAGCAGGAGCAGCAGCGTGCCCTGGTCTACGGTCACGACGACTGACCTTTCCCCGTTCCTCAATAAAAAGGCCGCCCTCTCCGGGCGGCTTTTTTTGGTGTCTTGGTAACGACCAGGCTTGTCTCTTGTGCCCAGGCACCGGGCTGACCTCCGGGTGGAAGAAGGCCAGCTGCGCTCCGGCAACCGGAGCTCAGTTCCAGCGGCCGCCCCGGCCCATCTTCAGCTCGGGCTCGGGCGCAGCGTACAGCTCCTCGGCGCGGCTCAGTTTCTTGCGGCCATACAGACCTTCCAGAACGAACTCGGCGGCGCTGGCCTGCATGTCGGCATCACTGCTTTCTGCCACTGCTGTGGTCAGGTCGGCCAGGTCCGGCACTTCGTTCAGCGAGGCGGAGATGTCTTGGGCCAGCCCACTTTGCGGAAAGCGGAAGACATTACCCTGCTCAAACCACTCTTCAAGCGCTGCGGTACTGAGGCTGGCGAAGCGGCGCCCGTAGACGGCACCGGCGGCCTTACGAATCAGGTCCTTTGCCACATTCTCTGCGCCCTTCAGTTCGCCCTCGTATTCTAGCTCCATCTTGCCGGTAATGGCCGGCAGACCAGCGTAGATATCACTGACCCGCACCACCGGCGCAGCTCCAGTCACCAGCGAGCGGCGCTCGGCGTTGGCCGCCGCCAGCTCCAGCAGGCTGATAGGCAGACGCTGCGAAACGCCACTGAGCTTGTCGATCCGGCCATCCTCACGGGCCTGGAAAGCGATCTCCTCAATCAGTTCCGCCACAAAGTCGGGCACCTGGACTTCCGGCTGCCGGTCAGCTTCCTGGGCGGTAATGTCCATACCCTGCCGCACGTCGCGGGGGTAGTGGGTCCGGATCTCGCTGCCGATGCGGTCTTTCAGGGGAGTGACGATCTTGCCGCGGGCAGTGTAGTCCTCGGGGTTGGCGCTGAAGACCAGCATCACGTCCAGCTCCAGACGAACCGGGAAGCCTTTGATCTGAACGTCGCCTTCTTGAAGGATGTTAAAGAGTGCCACCTGCACCTTGGGCGAGAGGTCGGCCAGCTCGTTGATCGCAAAGATGCCGCGGTTGGCCCGTGGGAGCAGGCCGTAGTGCATCGAGCGGCTGTCACCCAGGCTGGTGCCCAGGCGGGCTGCCTTGATGGGGTCCACGTCCCCGATCAGGTCGGCCACCGTCACATCGGGCGTCGCCAGCTTTTCTACGTAGCGCTCTTCGCGGGGCATCCAGCGCAGCGGCAGGTCGTTGCCTTCCTGCTCTACCCGTTCGCGGCCTTCAGCGGTAATTGGGTTCAGCGGATCGTCTGCAAAGTCCATTCCGGCAATCACCGGTACGTAGTCGTCCAGCAGGGTCGTAATGGCCCGCAGAATACGGCTCTTGGCCTGGCCGCGTAGCCCCAGCAGAATAAAGTTCTGCCGTGCCAGCAGCGCGTTGATCAGCTGGGGAATCACCGTTTCCTCGTAGCCGACCACGCCTTCAAACAGCGGCTCGCCGGCTCTGAGCTTACGTGTCAGGTTCCTGCGAACTTCGTCCTGGACGGAAAGGGTTTGCCCGTCAAAAGGCTTTCTGCCGGCGTATTCAGGCAGTTGCAGCAGTTCTCCGAGGGTCTGTGGATTAGGTGGTGTCATATGGCGCTGAAAGTAGCACGCTGGTGCCCCCTGCAACTGTGCCGCTACGCCAGAAGGGAGGGGGGAGAAACAGCGTTATTCACGGGATTCGGGCCTCTCGGGCTAGGTCTTGAGGCGCAGGGGTTGACACACTGGAGCAGGACTTGTATAGTTTCTGAGCCTCAGTTGAGGCGGGCAGCATGACAAACGAAGAGCAATGCGAGAACAAGAGCATTAATCCTGTTTTAAACACCGAGTCGCACCTGTAAGGTGCAGATGAAGTTTTGAAATCTTGATGGGTCAAGATACTAAGGGCCCACGGTGGATGCCTTGGCACTGGAGCCGATGAAGGACGCGATTACCTGCGAAAAGCCTGGATGAGCCGGAGATAGGCGTTGATCCCAGGATGTCCGAATGGGGAAACCCACCCGCAAGGGTACTTCTGCTTGCAGAAGAGGGAACTCAGGGAACTGAAACATCTCAGTACCTGAAGGAAGAGAAAGAGAATTCGATTCCGTGAGTAGCGGCGAGCGAAACCGGAAGAGCCCAAACCGAAACGTTTACGTTTCGGGGTTGTAGGACCAGTTTTTAAGATTCAGATCGTTTACCTGAAGCTGCTGGAAAGCGGCACCACAGAAGGTGATAGTCCTGTAAGGGAAAAGTGATCTGACTGTACTGGCACCTGAGTAGGTCGTTGTTCGTGAAACGATGACTGAATCCGCGCGGACCACCGCGCAAGGCTAAATACTCCCAGTGACCGATAGCGCATAGTACCGTGAGGGAAAGGTGAAAAGAACCTCGGAAGAGGAGTGAAAGAGAACCTGAAACCGTGGGCTTACAAGCAGTCATGGCTCCTTATGTGAGTTATGGCGTGCCTATTGAAGCATGAGCCGGCGACTTAGACCTGTGTAGCAAGCTTAAGTCGAAGACGGAGGCGGAGCGAAAGCGAGTCCGAATAGGGCGAATTTAGTTATACGGGCTAGACTCGAAACCAGGTGAGCTATGCATGACCAGGTTGAAACCCCCGTGACAGGGGGCGGAGGACCGAACCGGTGCCTGCTGAAACAGTCTCGGATGAGTTGTGTATAGGAGTGAAAAGCTAACCGAACCTGGAGATAGCTAGTTCTCCCCGAAATGTATTTAGGTACAGCCTCGGATGTTGACCGTGGCGTGTAGAGCACTGACAAGGCTCGGGGGCCTACCAGCCTACCAACCCTTATCAAACTCCGAAGCGTCACGTGTTTTAGTCCGGGAGTGAGGCTGCGTGAGATAACTTTCGTAGCCGAAAGGGAAACAACCCAGACCGCCAGCTAAGGTCCCCAAATAATCGCTCAGTGGTTAAGGATGTGCCGTTGCACAGACAGCCAGGAGGTTGGCTTAGAAGCAGCCACCCTTTAAAGAGTGCGTAATAGCTCACTGGTCGAGTGACGGTGCGCCGAAAATGATCGGGGCTTAAGCGATTTACCGAAGCTGCGGATTCGATCTGCTTTGCAGATCGTCTGGTAGGGGAGCGTTCAGTCCGCTGAGAAGCATGACCGGAAGGACATGTGGAGCCGACTGAAGTGCGGATGCCGGCATGAGTAACGATAAAAGAAGTGAGAATCTTCTTCGCCGTAAGGACAAGGGTTCCTGGGGAAGGGTCGTCCGCCCAGGGAAAGTCGGGACCTAAGGTGAGGCCGAAAGGCGTAATCGATGGACAGCAGGTCAAGATTCCTGCACTACATATGGGAAGTGATGGAGGGACGCATTAGGCTATCCAATGCCGAGCTATGGCTATGCCGGTTGGTATACATAGGCTGTTTGGGTCAGAAAATCTACCAAACATTAGGCTGAGGTATATCGGGAGTCCTTCGGGATGAAGTTGGAAACGCCAGGGTGCCAAGAAAAGCTTCTAAACGTTGAACCATATGTACCCGTACCGCAAACCGACACAGGTGTCCGAGTGTCAATGCACTAAGGCGCGCGAGAGAACCCTCGTTAAGGAACTTTGCAATCTCACCCCGTAACTTCGGAAGAAGGGGTCCCCACTTCGAGTGGGGCGCAGTGAATAGGCCCAGGCGACTGTTTACCAAAATCACAGCACTCTGCAAACACGAACAGTGGACGTATAGGGTGTGACGCCTGCCCGGTGCCGGAAGGTCAAAGGGAGCGGTGCAAGCTGCAAACTGAAGCCCCGGTGAACGGCGGCCGTAACTATAACGGTCCTAAGGTAGCGAAATTCCTTGTCGGGTAAGTTCCGACCTGCACGAAAGGCGTAACGATCTGGGCGCTGTCTCAACGAGGGACTCGGTGAAATTGAATTGGCTGTAAAGATGCGGCCTACCCGTAGCAGGACGAAAAGACCCCGTGGAGCTTTACTATAGTCTGGCATTGGAATTCGGGTTGTTCTGCGTAGCATAGGTGGGAGTCTGTGAAACTGGCCTCTTGGGGTCGGTGGAGACATCAGTGAAATACCACCCTGAACAACCTGACTTTCTAACCTGCGGTTTGAAACCGCAGGGACCGTGCTTGGCGGGTAGTTTGACTGGGGCGGTCGCCTCCTAAAGAGTAACGGAGGCGCCCAAAGGTCACCTCAAGACGGTTGGAAATCGTCTGTAGAGCGCAAAGGTATAAGGTGGCTTGACTGCAAGAATGACAGGTCGAGCAGGCACGAAAGTGGGGCTTAGTGAACCGGTGGTACCGCGTGGAAGGGCCATCGATCAACGGATAAAAGTTACCCCGGGGATAACAGGCTGATCTCCCCCGAGAGTCCATATCGGCGGGGAGGTTTGGCACCTCGATGTCGGCTCGTCGCATCCTGGGGCTGAAGAAGGTCCCAAGGGTTGGGCTGTTCGCCCATTAAAGCGGCACGCGAGCTGGGTTCAGAACGTCGTGAGACAGTTCGGTCTCTATCCGCTACGGGCGTAGGAAATTTGAGGGGGGTTGCTCCTAGTACGAGAGGACCGGAGTGAACGAACCGCTGGTCTCCCTGCTGTCGTACCAACGGCACATGCAGGGTAGCTATGTTCGGAAAGGATAACCGCTGAAAGCATCTAAGCGGGAAGCCCACCCCAAGATGAGATTTCCCGCTCTTATAGAGGTAAGTCTCCCGGAAGACCACCGGGTTAAGAGGTCAGGCGTGTAAGTGCAGCAATGTACTTAGCGGACTGGTGCTCATCAGACGAGGTCTTGACCATCAACATGCCCTTATTTCGCAGCTGGGTTCCCCAGCTGCACGCTCTTCTGTTCTTGCATTGACTCTTCAGTCCGCTGTTTTTTCTTTACGCTTTTTTTGAGTTGTATCCACAACATCGGATACCCCCGTGCCGTGAGCGCCTCGGAACCACCCCACTCCATGCCGAACTGGGTCGTGAAACGTGGCAGCGCCTATGATACTTGGACCGCAGGGTCCTGGGAAAGTCGGTCAGTGCGGGGGTTTTTTTATGCGGGAGTAGCTCAGCTGGTAGAGCA
It includes:
- the thrB gene encoding homoserine kinase, which gives rise to MPLTVRVPASSANLGPGFDCLGLSLPLYTTVQVQPAPALTVVPQGEVLAGTPADASNYVYRGMTELAQVVGRPLPPLRLEISSEVPLARGLGSSAAALVAALLAANAVLDDPLDRHQLLDLASRMEGHPDNVAPALLGGVVVATFDGQQAQPLRIEPPAHLGATVLIPDFELSTADARRVMPPHYSRADAVFTVSHAALTTVALLAGRLDLLAAAMQDRLHQPYRAPLVPGLDAVLAGATQHGALGAALSGAGPTVLCLHDTRQDTAPLHSFLRTVMAEEGLSGRVLDLPLDRDGAQLDGRFEA
- the lspA gene encoding signal peptidase II, whose amino-acid sequence is MRSAASAPPRRWPRWFPIALAALLIIADQALKAWAVNNLVYQAPPVPAIPLLLEWVLTFNTGAAWSMFSNSALPLAALRLLVGLGLLGYLWARPQVRWLTTVLGMIAAGAIGNAIDGLVRGQVTDMIDMPLLSLISNALHAGDFPIFNLADVYVVLGTLSLLLLSLREDRR
- a CDS encoding S-ribosylhomocysteine lyase codes for the protein MTQNSPERTAVKGKVESFELDHTKVKAPYVRLAGTQTTPRGDTISKYDLRLLQPNQDALPTGALHTLEHLLVTGLRGRLDNVVDVSPMGCRTGFYMAVIDEPQPEKIMQVFQEALADVSTYTSVPGRSELECGNARDHDLEGAKRYAAQVLDQGLHVQDTIYLER
- a CDS encoding response regulator transcription factor, whose product is MIRVLLVDDHALFRQGLKSLLESEGMRVIGEAANGREALRFAADTHPDVILMDIQMPELDGVKATQNILEIDPSAKVIMITMYRQDRYVFEAVKAGARGYILKDADSTTLLDAIRRVAAGEALLNSDMAQNVLDDFRDKREELPQEKHNDLNERETMILKLLAQGFSNQDIALRLDISEKTVRNRLSEIFTKLQLNNRTQAALYAIREGIAPLE
- a CDS encoding c-type cytochrome, which gives rise to MPLVAIFFAALFGVITLFLFNAATAPEPVEVDPAVMASIETEWPKSGPKLFETNCSGCHGAAGQGGAGPKLAGNTKITGDPAYVYSMVHKGKGGMPSFEGVLKEDEIYAVANYVLHSWGNDIPEPLSPALVAKGASEIDPEVLKERGRLVPEGIALPEIFFLSFTMLLLTYGLVGLYSYWAEGSELKPGIHKVRASPVATLLMVVTLMASLLFSVLFARQMMADYAAWSANVTPNVTREGLWAGLLVLSLALAVGLYKKFFMDGEVLVEDASGEFPW
- a CDS encoding ubiquinol-cytochrome c reductase iron-sulfur subunit translates to MTRYKVKDPELTRRRFINMAMGTTATVGTLSLLGTLGGAHPMYRMTADKKPPMEGDILVHAAPEKEGTPITMADLSDKQVQAWPMGKDDKGNKVIRKGEPNNLLVLYKFASGELSGETDIKSTIDGQVVAYSDICSHAGCPVPDAKDGNGMRCPCHSGQYQPKQGGIVVGGPPPHKLAQLPIVAEGDNIKVAGFFLTPPYPYTDEAAWEATKETAKGA
- a CDS encoding cytochrome b — translated: MNQWLDERLNISRLNDKFLRKAFPVHHTFFIGEITLFSLIILILTGIILALSFEPSNAMVVNSFDPGSPDKPNLIPAAYHSALKINAMPFGDMFRRIHHWSANIMVAAAVLHMMRIYFTGAYKKPRELNWWIGMLLLIFAALTAVTGYALPYDNYAYNTLKVINAITASVPWVGPWLAEFAFAGRFPGEGLIPRFYGYHIMLLPGILLALTAAHMLIMIKQKHTQPQYAKRIAYKKIVGVPLITQQTPIMLMLALLFAAIVILFSSFVPVHPVQHYGPPSSQPIEGIKPDWYLLWVFGLLAIIPNTFSFEFLGGDFSAEFFGALVIPTLVLGLMFAVPMLDKSDDNLYYAENPTDHPHRLAAGIAFLTLLIVWSVAGYKGELVANGYLSTERANLVLWALSVIVPAITYALTLAYVAGIRRLRRADQQEQQRALVYGHDD
- a CDS encoding sigma 54-interacting transcriptional regulator — translated: MTPPNPQTLGELLQLPEYAGRKPFDGQTLSVQDEVRRNLTRKLRAGEPLFEGVVGYEETVIPQLINALLARQNFILLGLRGQAKSRILRAITTLLDDYVPVIAGMDFADDPLNPITAEGRERVEQEGNDLPLRWMPREERYVEKLATPDVTVADLIGDVDPIKAARLGTSLGDSRSMHYGLLPRANRGIFAINELADLSPKVQVALFNILQEGDVQIKGFPVRLELDVMLVFSANPEDYTARGKIVTPLKDRIGSEIRTHYPRDVRQGMDITAQEADRQPEVQVPDFVAELIEEIAFQAREDGRIDKLSGVSQRLPISLLELAAANAERRSLVTGAAPVVRVSDIYAGLPAITGKMELEYEGELKGAENVAKDLIRKAAGAVYGRRFASLSTAALEEWFEQGNVFRFPQSGLAQDISASLNEVPDLADLTTAVAESSDADMQASAAEFVLEGLYGRKKLSRAEELYAAPEPELKMGRGGRWN